In Bactrocera oleae isolate idBacOlea1 chromosome 5, idBacOlea1, whole genome shotgun sequence, a genomic segment contains:
- the LOC106615882 gene encoding small ribosomal subunit protein uS11A, producing MAPRKAKAQKEEVQVSLGPQVRDGEYVFGVAHIYASFNDTFVHVTDLSGRETIARVTGGMKVKADRDEASPYAAMLAAQDVAEKCKTLGITALHIKLRATGGNKTKTPGPGAQSALRALARSSMKIGRIEDVTPIPSDSTRRKGGRRGRRL from the exons ATGGCACCCAGAAAGGCTAAAGCTCAAAAGGAAGAAGTCCAAGTATCGTTGGGCCCACAAGTACGCGATGGTGAATACGTTTTCGGTGTTGCACACATCTATGCCAGTTTCAACGATACCTTCGTCCATGTCACTGATTTGTCTGGCCGTGAAACCATTGCTCGCGTCACTGGTGGTATGAAAGTGAAGGCTGATCGTGATGAAGCTTCACCCTACGCTGCTATGTTGGCTGCTCAA gaTGTCGCTGAAAAATGCAAAACTCTTGGCATTACTGCTCTGCACATCAAATTGCGTGCCACCGGTGGTAACAAGACCAAAACTCCTGGACCCGGTGCCCAGTCAGCGTTACGTGCTTTGGCTCGTTCTTCAATGAAAATTGGACGCATCGAAGATGTTACACCAATCCCATCAGATTCCACACGCAGGAAGGGTGGTCGTCGTGGTCGCCGTCTATAA